The Larus michahellis chromosome 12, bLarMic1.1, whole genome shotgun sequence genome contains a region encoding:
- the RAE1 gene encoding mRNA export factor RAE1: MSLFGSTSGFGTGGTSMFGSTTADNHNPMKDIEVTSPPDDSISCLAFSPPTLPGNFLIAGSWANDVRCWEVQDNGQTIPKAQQMHTGPVLDACWSDDGSKVFTASCDKTAKMWDLNSNQAIQIAQHDAPVKTIHWIKAPNYSCVMTGSWDKTLKFWDTRSPTPMMTLQLPERCYCADVVHPMAAVATAERGLIVYQLENQPSEFRRIESPLKHQHRCVAIFKDKVNKPTGFALGSIEGRVAIHYINPPNPAKDNFTFKCHRSNGTNTSAPQDIYAVNGIAFHPVHGTLATVGSDGRFSFWDKDARTKLKTSEQLDQPISACCFNHNGNIFAYASSYDWSKGHEFYNPQKKNYIFLRNAAEELKPRNKK; the protein is encoded by the exons ATGAGTCTGTTTGGATCGACATCGGGGTTTGGTACTGGAGGTACCAGCATGTTTGGCAGCACAACTGCGGATAACCATAATCCAATGAAG GATATTGAAGTAACATCTCCACCTGATGACAGCATATCTTGTTTAGCATTTAGTCCGCCAACACTGCCGGGTAATTTCCTCATTGCAGGATCATGGGCAAATGAT GTTCGCTGCTGGGAAGTTCAGGATAATGGACAGACAATTCCAAAGGCTCAGCAGATGCACACAGGGCCTGTACTAGATGCCTGCTGGAGTGAC GATGGGAGTAAAGTATTTACTGCTTCCTGTGATAAAACAGCCAAAATGTGGGATCTCAACAGTAATCAAGCTATTCAGATTGCACAA catGATGCTCCTGTGAAGACTATCCATTGGATTAAAGCACCAAATTACAGCTGTGTGATGACAGGAAGCTGGGATAAAACTTTGAAG TTCTGGGATACCCGCTCACCAACACCGATGATGACATTGCAGCTTCCTGAAAGATGTTATTGTGCAGATGTG GTTCATCCTATGGCTGCTGTGGCCACTGCAGAAAGGGGTTTGATAGTTTATCAGTTAGAGAACCAACCTTCTGAATTTAGAAGAATAGAATCTCCTCTTAAACACCAG CATCGCTGTGTtgctatttttaaagacaaagtgAACAAGCCTACTGGATTTGCCCTTGGAAGTATTGAAGGAAGAGTAGCTATTCATTATATCAACCCTCCAAATCC CGCAAAAGataatttcacttttaaatgtCATCGCTCCAATGGAACAAACACATCAGCACCTCAGGATATCTATGCT GTAAATGGGATAGCCTTTCACCCTGTCCACGGTACTCTTGCAACGGTAGGATCTGATGGTAGATTCAGCTTTTGGGATAAAGATGCGCGAACAAAGCTAAAAACATCAGAACAACTTGACCAGCCAATATCTGCTTGTTGTTTCAACCATAATGGCAATATATTTGCATACGCTTCCAGTTACGATTGGTCAAAG